From a single Acidobacteriota bacterium genomic region:
- a CDS encoding peptide MFS transporter, which translates to MTGHPRGLVTLFFTEMWERFSFYGLRALLILYMVASAERGGLGYSTQHAAAIYGWYTALAYAAAIPGGWIADRLIGPYRSVLVGGILIAAGQISLIFHAVPFFYLGLALIVAGTGLLKPNASTMVGSLYDEGDPRRDAGFSIFYMGINLGAGIAPLICGWLGQNVDWHYGFGAGAAGMVLGLGQYVLGKKHLVPALDRLKAAKPAAKNAGAPAAPASAPFTAVEWKRIAAISVLFLFATLFWAAFEQAGSSLNLFADRMTDNRALGFAFPSTWYQAVNSIFIIALAPVVGWIWIRMGKREPSSPAKFTWGLLFVGLGFLLLVPAARIASPPDRLVSPWWLVGVYLLHTIGELCLSPVGLSVVTKLAPPRIVGSMMGIWFLSLSFGNKIGGWVAGFFETLPLPQLFGAVFATTAAAALILVFLMKPIRNLMGGVH; encoded by the coding sequence GTGACGGGGCACCCGCGGGGCCTTGTCACCCTCTTCTTCACCGAGATGTGGGAGAGGTTCAGCTTCTATGGCCTGCGGGCCCTCCTCATCCTCTACATGGTCGCCTCGGCCGAGAGGGGGGGCCTCGGCTACTCGACGCAGCACGCCGCAGCGATCTACGGCTGGTACACCGCCCTCGCGTACGCCGCGGCGATACCGGGGGGGTGGATCGCCGATCGGCTCATCGGGCCGTACCGATCGGTGCTCGTCGGCGGCATCCTCATCGCCGCGGGGCAGATCTCCCTCATCTTCCACGCGGTGCCGTTCTTCTACCTCGGGCTCGCGCTGATCGTCGCGGGGACGGGGCTTCTGAAGCCGAACGCCAGCACGATGGTGGGCTCTCTCTACGACGAGGGGGATCCGAGGCGCGACGCGGGCTTTTCGATCTTCTACATGGGGATCAACCTCGGCGCGGGGATCGCGCCCCTCATCTGCGGCTGGCTCGGCCAGAACGTCGACTGGCACTACGGCTTCGGCGCGGGCGCCGCCGGGATGGTCCTCGGCCTCGGTCAGTACGTCCTCGGCAAGAAGCACCTGGTCCCGGCGCTCGACCGGCTGAAGGCGGCGAAGCCCGCCGCGAAGAACGCAGGCGCCCCCGCCGCGCCGGCGAGCGCCCCCTTCACCGCCGTCGAGTGGAAGCGGATCGCCGCGATCAGCGTCCTCTTCCTCTTCGCCACCCTCTTCTGGGCCGCCTTCGAGCAGGCCGGGAGCAGCCTCAACCTCTTCGCCGACCGGATGACCGACAACCGGGCGCTGGGGTTCGCCTTCCCGTCGACGTGGTACCAGGCGGTCAACTCGATCTTCATCATCGCCCTCGCCCCCGTCGTCGGCTGGATCTGGATCCGGATGGGAAAGCGCGAGCCGTCGAGCCCGGCGAAGTTCACCTGGGGGCTTCTCTTCGTGGGCTTGGGCTTCCTCCTCCTCGTCCCGGCGGCGAGGATCGCCTCCCCTCCCGACCGCCTCGTCTCGCCGTGGTGGCTCGTGGGCGTGTACCTCCTGCACACGATCGGCGAGCTGTGCCTGAGCCCGGTGGGGTTGAGCGTCGTCACGAAGCTCGCGCCGCCGCGCATCGTCGGGAGCATGATGGGGATCTGGTTCCTGTCGCTGTCGTTCGGGAACAAGATCGGCGGCTGGGTCGCCGGCTTCTTCGAGACGCTGCCCCTTCCGCAGCTCTTCGGCGCCGTCTTCGCGACGACCGCCGCGGCGGCCCTCATCCTTGTTTTCCTGATGAAGCCCATCCGCAATCTCATGGGAGGCGTGCATTGA
- a CDS encoding M24 family metallopeptidase produces the protein MPRPLDVAAVQQALASFKLDGWLFYDFHHSDPLGYRILGLSEDRMATRRWFYFIPVKGAPSKITHKIEPDMLEPAAGRSLPYSGLHELNARLDSILKGCRRVAMQYSPENAIPYISRVDAGTIEMIRKRGVEVISSADLVQTFEATMTDAQLQTHLDAAAVLRETVDLTFREVRRRLLANVPTNEYEIQQFMVKHFEKNNCVFDHAPIVAVNEHSGNPHYGPTPETASPIKRGDHFLIDLWCKKNVPDAVYADITWTAFLDTSVPAENQKVFDVVTGGRDAAATFALEGLNGGREIMGWEVDDVSRGFIAGKGYGDYFVHRTGHNLSYEVHGNGANIDHFETKDDRRLIPRTAFTIEPGVYLPKFGVRSEIDIYIGQGNARITGEPIQKRIEPLLA, from the coding sequence ATGCCGCGCCCTCTCGACGTCGCCGCCGTCCAGCAGGCCCTCGCCTCGTTCAAGCTCGACGGGTGGCTCTTCTACGACTTCCACCACAGCGATCCTCTCGGCTACCGCATCCTTGGTCTCTCGGAAGACCGGATGGCGACGCGGCGCTGGTTCTACTTCATCCCGGTGAAGGGGGCCCCGTCGAAGATCACGCACAAGATCGAGCCCGACATGCTCGAGCCGGCCGCGGGGCGGAGCCTCCCCTACTCGGGGCTCCACGAGCTGAACGCACGGCTCGACTCGATCCTCAAGGGGTGCCGGCGCGTCGCGATGCAGTACTCCCCCGAGAACGCGATCCCCTACATCTCGAGGGTCGACGCGGGGACGATCGAGATGATTCGCAAGCGCGGAGTCGAGGTGATCTCGTCGGCCGATCTCGTCCAGACCTTCGAGGCGACGATGACCGACGCGCAGCTCCAGACGCACCTCGACGCGGCCGCGGTGCTGAGGGAGACGGTCGATCTCACGTTCCGGGAGGTGAGGCGCCGCCTCCTCGCGAACGTCCCCACCAACGAGTACGAGATCCAGCAGTTCATGGTGAAGCACTTCGAGAAGAACAACTGCGTCTTCGACCACGCCCCCATCGTCGCCGTCAACGAGCACAGCGGGAACCCGCACTACGGCCCCACCCCGGAGACGGCCTCCCCCATCAAGCGGGGCGATCACTTCCTGATCGATCTCTGGTGCAAGAAGAACGTCCCCGACGCCGTCTACGCCGACATCACGTGGACCGCCTTCCTCGACACGAGCGTTCCGGCCGAGAACCAGAAGGTCTTCGACGTCGTCACCGGCGGGCGCGACGCGGCGGCGACCTTCGCCCTCGAGGGGCTCAACGGCGGGCGCGAGATCATGGGCTGGGAGGTGGACGACGTCTCGCGCGGCTTCATCGCGGGGAAGGGGTACGGCGACTACTTCGTGCACCGCACCGGGCACAACCTCTCGTACGAGGTCCACGGGAACGGCGCCAACATCGATCACTTCGAGACGAAGGACGACCGGCGGCTCATCCCGCGAACCGCCTTCACGATCGAGCCCGGCGTCTACCTCCCGAAGTTCGGCGTGCGGAGCGAGATCGACATCTACATCGGCCAGGGGAACGCGCGGATCACCGGCGAGCCGATCCAGAAGCGCATCGAGCCCCTCCTCGCGTGA